AGGAAGGGCGATACCATGATTAAACGTGGTATGCAGCTGCCTCGTCTCCTACAAGATCTCCCACATTACTGACCAACCTAGCCAGTTCTTCATTCAAGGGACCCGCGTCAACCGCATCCAAGTTTTGAACCAACTGTGACAGACTCGACGCGCCGATAAGCACAGCATCCCCATGTTCACGGCTCAGTGCCGAGTGGTAGATCGTCCATCGCAATGCCAGTGCATGTCCACTTACTCCAGCTGCTGCACCTGCATCAGCTACGGTCTGGGCTGCTGCAATTACTGCCGGTTTGTAATAAGCGTCATGATAGATCTTTCCTGATGCAGTCTAGACAACATCATACATATGTCAGTAGTAGCTACTAGTATGGCATTAAGGTAGACTTACACTGTCGTCCCATCGCGATCCAGCGAGTTGACTCGGGTCCTGCGAGAGCCTTCCTGTGAATAGGCCCACTGCAGCTGGACTATATTGCAAGACATGAAATTAGTGCTTCCATTAGGCACCCCCATTGATAGAGAAGGCAGCTCGTACCTATATGCATAGAAGCTAATCCCATGCCGTCTGAGTACAGGAAACAACTGCGTTTCTCCAGATCGGATGATAGGATTGTATCGGCCTTGATACACACTAGGCTTGACAAAGCCGTGCTTCTCACAAATCGAcacgatctcctccacctcatctGCGGTGTAGTTACTAATGCCAAAGCGGGCAAACTTTCCTTTGCGGTACTCGGCATCCATGGCTCGGCAAGTCTCTTCGAACGGAGTATGGCGGTCCGGTGCATGCAGGTACATGATGTCCACCTTATCCGTCTTCAATGCTTCGAGAGACTGGGCCACACTCTGCTGGATTCCTTCCGCAGTGTGAGTACCAGGTGCCCAAGAATTGACCTTAGTCGACAGGTTAGCCCAGGTAGGAACTCCTAACTCGCCAAGAAGTCTTTCTGCTGCGCCGGGAGAGCCCACGGGATATGCGCGAGCCGTGTCCACATCGGTCACATTTCTAGCTTGGAGGGTGACAATGATCGGGGCTGCTGTTTCCACATCTTGAATCTTGGCCAGTGGTGATCCGGTTCCAAAGGCTGCGGTGCCAAAAATGATATGGAGGCGCTCGTGTGAAGTCATTGGTAATGGAAGTTATGAGGGCTTAATCGAGACTGTGAGTCCAAGTTTATAGAACGCCGAAGACAAGACGAACCTAGCCATCACTTATGTATTATGCAAGTGACAGTGTCACGTTCCATCCTGTTGGCCGTCTCACCATCTGACTCGACTAGCGTCACTCTTTACATTCACCAATGGACAGGGTACCGTGGGTTATGTGCAGTACTTAACACAGTCATCTCACGTACGGATCGGGAGTTACCATCCCCCGGATCGGGCTCGGACGGGTCTCACTCTCCTATGGGAAGCTCCATTTGCCGAACACGAGGTCTATTGGAATTCTTTTTGCGGTTCGAATCTAAAGATGCTAGAAGAGAAAGGTTGAACACAGCATTTGATCATGATTATATGCCCTGTAGCACTTATCAGCATCTCAGTTTCCTACATCGGTGTAGCCACCGTCTATTCGTAGAACTTCTCTGTACCTCACTCTCGAGGAGATTGCCTTTTTGTTGCTATTATTCTCACGTATCAGCACAAAGCGGAACATCAATGCTCTAGCGGAGTAGACGTGAAAAAGGCTGGGTAGTTGATATGGTATGTTAAGACTCGGGTGAATAGGACAACATCAATGATGTTTAACCAGTGCCAGAGTCATCCAAAGGTACCATTGAGATCAGGATAGGTAGTAAGCCAGTAAGCTGTCGATGACCTACTCCTTACATATAGCCCGCGACCCCGTTGCGAAAAGGTGCGATGATGCCGTTTCTCCCACAGATATGCCGGCTATCCTGACAAAGGGAAGGCATGGATGTTCCAACATATATTTTTCGTCGCATAATGACCCGATGTAAGCCTTGGCCCGCTATGCCAAGCTTACAGGGACTAGGATATGTTGCTACTTGGTGTCTGATATTGCTCAAGGAAGTCTGTAGGACTTGGATGTCCACGTCAGTCCATCGGAAGGTATCGGTCTAGACCATACCGAAGCTACATATCTCATATCCGGACATGGGGTAGTTGACCTAACTATCTCCTCGGACTACATTTCCGCACTCTCTCTGAAATTATTACCATAGGAGTGCACTCCGGCTCCAGGGATGAGCGTTCTTTTCACTCTCATGTCTCAGTCATTCCGATGTGGCAGGGAGATAcagcttgttgttgaaacATAAGGGGTGGCATGCCCTTTGATCCGTACTGGTATTCATTGCCACAAGACTTGTCGAGAACGTTGCCTTTGTTGCAGTTCTGTACacgatgaggaagatacTGGATGCTCTTGGCCCTTGTCTGAAACTGCCCGAGAATTCTTAAGCGGATATCTCCTACAATAATAGCCCAAGTGCAGGTGTCGATTTTACATGCATTGTCACCATAAACCATGACAGCATGGTATCATCCAAGTGGGGGTAGACCACTTGACAAGGAAGATTCTCCTTGTGCATCAATAGTCTCGCTGCATATGCGAAACCTGCCAAAGCAAACAGGTTGAGGACTGCATATCCTCAGTAGTATACCACTAGTTTGATAGGTCACGGTCGATCTGTTATATAAGAGGAATACCCGAAAAGGCAATGCGGGGTATACACGTGACTCCCTGGTTCCGCCTTCTTTATCGGAAGCAGGCTATTGGCGGGCCAGCTCGCTTGCTGTTACATAATATCCGCTGCCAATCATGGGCCGGGTTAACCCCGATCCGGAGTAGCCCCTCCGATAACATATCGTTTGCCCCAGTCAGATGACTCAACCCCCGTGACTCAATGGATTGTCGCTTTTGTTGAATTAAATTTAATTGATCGTCGACCAcaacttcttttcttttactcccAATTCAAAGAGCAAAAAACTCCCCGATCCCTCACCTTCCACCACCTCTCTACCCTTCCCTTAACTACTCTTCCTTCATTCACAATGGCTACCGAGAAGCCCCGTGTCTGTCTTGCCTACTCTGGTATACTAATCCCTCAATGGTAAAACAATTGACCCGAAGATTATGTCGCTAACACCGACGGATTTTGAACAGGCGGTCTGGATACCAGCTGCATTCTTCGCTGGTTGATCGGTATAGCTCTCCAATTTCCTTCCGTTCGCCCAATGGCTGCTAACAATGAGCAACAGAGGAGGGCTACGAGGTTGTCTGCTTCCTCGGCAATGTCGGCCAGGAGGAAGACTGGGCCGCTGTTGAGGAGAAGGCCCTCAAGATCGGTgccaagaagatggtgatTGAGGATCTGCGCCGGGAGTTCGTCGAGGAGCTCTGCTTCCCTGCCATCCGTAAGCTGACCAGGATGCCTTGAGTAGGCATGAGCCGTGTAATGACGTGTGATACAGAGTGCAATGCCATCTATGAGGGTCGCTACCTCCTGGGAACCAGCTTGGCTCGTCCCGTTATCGCCCGCGCCCAGATGCGTGTCGCTCAGCGTGAAGGCTGCCAGTTTGTCAGCCACGGTGCTACCGGCAAGGGTAACGACCAGGTCCGTTTCGAACTGGCTTTCTATGCCATCCAGCCCTCCATCAAGATCATCGCCCCTTGGCGTGATCCCAAGTTCTTCAAGCGTTTCGCTGGCCGTAACGATCTCCTCGACTATGCCGCCCAGACCGGCATCCCTGTTACCTCCACTAAGGCCAAGCCCTGGTCCATGGACGCCAACTCCGCCCACTGCAGTTACGAGGCCGGTGTTCTGGAGGACCCCAACCACACCCCTCCCGCTGACATGTGGACCATGACCGCCGACCCTCTGAACGCCCCTAACGAGCCTGCCGACATCACCATCCAGTTCGAGCAGGGTATCCCCACTAAGCTCGTCACTCCCGAGAAGACATACACCGACTCCGTTGAGCTCTTCAACGCTCTCAACAAGCTCGGCTACACCCACGGTGTTGGCCGTATTGATATTGTCGAGAACCGCTTCATCGGTCTCAAGAGCCGTGGCTGCTATGACTGTACGCATTATCCTAGTTCACCCGTCACACACTATCCTGTAGCTAACCATGTTCTAGCCCCTGCTATGACCATCCTCCGCGCCGCCCATCTCGACCTCGAGGGTCTCGTCCTGGACGGCCAGGTCCGCTCTCTCCGTGATCAGTTCGTCACCCACAACTGGTCCATCCTCCTCTACAATGGCTACTACTTCAGCCCCGAGCGTGAGTTCATCGAGAACAGTCTGAAGTTCAGTCAGAAGCGCGTCAACGGTGAGGTCCGTGTGCGCCTCTACAAGGGTAGCCCTTACATCCTTGGTCGCTCCAGCAGCACCGAGAAGCTGTACGATGCCGAGGAGGCTTCCATGGACTCCCTCGAGGACTTCGAGCCTACCGACACCACCGGTTTCATTGCCATCAGCTCCATCCGGTATGTTGCTCCCCCTACTCCACCCACAGTTCTTCCACGCTAACCTGGACACTAGTCTCAAGAAGTACGGTCTGCAGAAGGCTGAGGAGGGCGAGAACCTCAGCCGGGCTTAGATTCCCCCTTCCACGcttggatattctttgtttcctttcaaCTGAAAAGTGATGTCATGTGACGATTATCATGATAGTCAAAAATATTTAGGGCATGAAATTTAATATGTAACATTAAACGTCCGGGTTGAATTCTTTGTCGTTCTGGATCCTAAAACTGCCCAATTAAGCACTTTTCTCGTATAGCCGGAAGGTTATCATACCTACCAGCCACCCAAGGCTCTGTTCAACAAGATGGGGCGTTCAAATACCGATACCGGACCTGGATGTGAAAAGCTCTAGTAAGTGGAGAGGACCCACCGATCACTTGGCAAGTTAGCATCCACTCCCATTTGCTTCCTAATCTGGCCAATTGATGATGCACCGGCTGGCGACAATACCATGACGTCGCGcccatatatatatgagaaTCCCACTCCACCTCAAATTCAGTGACCAAAATAGTCACACACCAACGCAACGGAAGATCAATCGCACAAGCTCACCAGCACAGACTGGAAGCACCACCCAGCCCAATCACAGTAACACAGAAACAATGACCGGCCATCACCCATCCGGCCTCTCCAACATATCCAACCGCATATCCTGCAAAAAAGCACACATAATAGACTTCATGCCCGCATAAGACCGCTGAAACTCCTCACTCTGAATCCCATAACTCTGCTCCTGCAACTCCCACCGCACATCAGGCACATCCCGAACATTCTCCCTCAGCGGAAGCAGGTTCCAATTCAACAACTCCACCAATTCACTCGGCGTCTTACTCAGACTCAACAAGAGCGGAATATTCACCCCGATATCAATCTGCAGCCGACTCAGCTTCCGATACCCCTTATCGGACAACGCAACCGCCAGCGTTGTCAACCGATCCTGGAACCCCAGTAGATGCTCCAACGTCGACTGACTATGAATATGCCTTGGCGTACCCTGAATCGACAAACACAGTCGCACGGACTGCACCCACTGAATCGTCGACGGCAACGGCACATACGGCGGAATAACCTTCCCACAGAACAAAATGTATTTCGTATCCAGCACGATCTCGTAAGACGTCGACCCGTACCATTCCTGAATCACCTCGGCGTAGATCTGGTGGTTTGCGCGCAGGATCGCGGGACAGCAGCGCGAGCCATCATGTCGCAGGTGAATCGTCTTCGAGCGATCGCGGAGCAGCGAGAAATTGCGGATCGGGAGGTCCGGGATGAGGTACTGGTAGATGGATAGGCGGACTTCCGGGGGGAAttggaggaatgggagcgtTGTGTCCGAAGCCATGGAATGGCGGGTCTTTGGCTTCCCGGGACCGTTTGATGGGGAGGGAGTTCAGGAGGGGCG
The sequence above is a segment of the Aspergillus oryzae RIB40 DNA, chromosome 3 genome. Coding sequences within it:
- a CDS encoding aldo/keto reductase family protein (predicted protein) — translated: MTSHERLHIIFGTAAFGTGSPLAKIQDVETAAPIIVTLQARNVTDVDTARAYPVGSPGAAERLLGELGVPTWANLSTKVNSWAPGTHTAEGIQQSVAQSLEALKTDKVDIMYLHAPDRHTPFEETCRAMDAEYRKGKFARFGISNYTADEVEEIVSICEKHGFVKPSVYQGRYNPIIRSGETQLFPVLRRHGISFYAYSPAAVGLFTGRLSQDPSQLAGSRWDDSTASGKIYHDAYYKPAVIAAAQTVADAGAAAGVSGHALALRWTIYHSALSREHGDAVLIGASSLSQLVQNLDAVDAGPLNEELARLVSNVGDLVGDEAAAYHV
- a CDS encoding argininosuccinate synthase (argininosuccinate synthase) yields the protein MATEKPRVCLAYSGGLDTSCILRWLIEEGYEVVCFLGNVGQEEDWAAVEEKALKIGAKKMVIEDLRREFVEELCFPAIQCNAIYEGRYLLGTSLARPVIARAQMRVAQREGCQFVSHGATGKGNDQVRFELAFYAIQPSIKIIAPWRDPKFFKRFAGRNDLLDYAAQTGIPVTSTKAKPWSMDANSAHCSYEAGVLEDPNHTPPADMWTMTADPLNAPNEPADITIQFEQGIPTKLVTPEKTYTDSVELFNALNKLGYTHGVGRIDIVENRFIGLKSRGCYDSPAMTILRAAHLDLEGLVLDGQVRSLRDQFVTHNWSILLYNGYYFSPEREFIENSLKFSQKRVNGEVRVRLYKGSPYILGRSSSTEKLYDAEEASMDSLEDFEPTDTTGFIAISSIRLKKYGLQKAEEGENLSRA
- a CDS encoding uncharacterized protein (predicted protein) — encoded protein: MASDTTLPFLQFPPEVRLSIYQYLIPDLPIRNFSLLRDRSKTIHLRHDGSRCCPAILRANHQIYAEVIQEWYGSTSYEIVLDTKYILFCGKVIPPYVPLPSTIQWVQSVRLCLSIQGTPRHIHSQSTLEHLLGFQDRLTTLAVALSDKGYRKLSRLQIDIGVNIPLLLSLSKTPSELVELLNWNLLPLRENVRDVPDVRWELQEQSYGIQSEEFQRSYAGMKSIMCAFLQDMRLDMLERPDG